The DNA segment TGGAGAAGCAGGGCTTCAGCTTCCAGCTCGGCTCCAAGGTCACCAAGGTCGAAACGGCTAAGAAAGGCGCGACCGTCACCGTCGAGCCCGCCGCCGGGGGCGAGGTGAGGGCGCTCAATGCCGATATCGTGCTCGTCGCCATCGGCCGCCGTCCGAACACGGAAGGGCTTGGCCTCGACAAGGCCGGCGTCGCCACGGAGAAGGGCCGCGTCGTCATCGACGATCATTTCAGGACCAATGTGCCGGGCATCTACGCGATCGGCGACGTGGTGCGCGGGCCGATGCTGGCGCACAAGGCCGAGGACGAGGGCGTCGCGGTGGCCGAGATCATCGCCGGCAAGGCGGGCCATGTGAACTACGACGCCATTCCCGGCATCGTCTACACCGCGCCCGAAGTCGCCGCGATCGGCAAGACCGAGGAAGAGCTGAAGGCGGCCGGCATCGCCTACAAGGTCGGCAAGTTCCCGTTCACGGCCAATGGCCGGGCGCGGGCCATGCGCCATACCGAGGGCTTCGTGAAGGTGCTGGCGGATGCGGCAAGCGACCGCGTGCTCGGTTGCCACATCATCGGCCCCCATGCCGGCGACCTGATCGCGGAGGTGACGGTGCTGATGGAGTTCGGCGGTTCGGCCGAGGACCTCGCCCGCACCTGCCACGCACACCCGACACTGTCGGAGGCGGTGAAGGAAGCAGCCCTCGCGGTGGACAAGCGCCCGATCCATATGTGATCGGCGCGCGCGGCGCATCGGCCGAAGAGGCTCACCCCCGCCGCGCCTCGAATGCCGTCAGCGTGTTGCGCAACAGGCAGGCGATGGTCATTGGGCCGACGCCGCCGGGGACCGGCGTGATCGCGCCGGCGACCTTCACGGCTGCGGCGAAATCGACGTCGCCGGCGAGCTTGCCGTCGGGCAGGCGGTTGATGCCGACGTCGATCACGGTGGCGCCGGGCCTGATCCAGTCGCCCCCGACCAGGCGCGGGCGCCCGACGGCGGCGATGACGATGTCGGCGCGCTTCACCACCGCGGGCAGGTCGCGCGTGCGCGAATGGGCGATGGTGACGGTGCAGTCGGCCTGCAGCAGCAATTGCGCGACCGGGCGGCCGACGAGCTCCGAGCGGCCGATCACCACCGCTTCCAGCCCCGAAAGCGAGGGCAGCGTCTGCCTCAGCAGCAGCATGCAGCCGAGCGGCGTGCAGGGCACGAGCCCCGGCTTGCCGCCGGCGAGCCGGCCGGCATTGACCGGATGCAGCCCGTCGACGTCCTTGGCCGGGTCGATGGCGTCGATGATGCGGCCGGCGTCGATATGCTTCGGCAGCGGCAACTGGACGAGGATGCCGTCGACGGCATCGTCGGCGTTGAGCTGGGCGAGCTTGGCGAGGAGCTCCGCCTCGGTCGTCGCGGCGGGCAACCGGTGGGCGACCGAATTCATGCCGGCCGCGACGGCGAGCTTTTCCTTCGAGGCGACATAGACCTTGCTCGCCGGATCCTCGCCGACGAGGACGACATGCAGGCCCGGCACAAGCCCGCGCGCGGCCCTGATCGCCGCGACCTCGCGGCCGATCCCGGCCCTGAGCGCGGCGGCAGCGGCCTTGCCGTCGATGATGCGGGCTTCGCCGATCATGGGTCAGATTCCGTGCTTCGTGGTGATGCCGTCCTCATGCGCGATCCCGCCGGCCCGGACAAGCCCGAATGCGACCGCAGGCGATGGCGAGCGATTGTCATACCCATGTCATGTTCGCGCGCGAGGACGCGAGCCGGCGAAGCATCTTGCCATCCGCCCGAGGGACCGGCTCCATGACCAAGGCAATCGAGAAGAGCGTCGGCCGGGCCCTGCTCGTCACCGCAAGACTGCACCGCTCGCGGATGGGCGAGCGGCTGAACGGGCTCGGGCTGTTTCCCGGGCAGGAGCAGGCGCTGAAGGCGCTGCAGGAAGCCCCGATGACGATGGGCGAGCTCGCGGCGCTGCTGCGCGTCAAGCCGCCGACCGTGTCCAAGACGATCGGGCGGCTCTCGCTGCAGGGCCTGGTGGCGCGCGAGGGCGGCAACCGCGACGGGCGCCTCGTCCAGGTCGCGCTGACGGAAGAGGGCCGCAAGACGGCGGCCGAGCTCGACGCGGTCTGGAACGCGGTCGAGGAGGAACTGCTCGACAAGCTCGACGGCAAGGAGCGCAAGCAGTTGCGCAAGCTCCTGCGCAAGGCGGCGAAGGGCCTCTCCAAGGCCGGCGCCGAGCCGGACGATGGCGACGCCGATCTCGACGACGCCGAGAACGATGCCTGATTTGCGCATGGAGCGCATGCTCCGGCGTGCTGGCGGCGCCGGCTAAATCAGTTCAAACCTGCTCTCGTCATTCCTCCAAAACATGGCGAGGCCCGTGCCGCTTCCTTCAGAGGCGCCTTCCGAGACCGGCCGCGCGCGAATCGCCGCGATCGGCCTGATGTGCGCGGCCGTTCTGGTGCTCGCGCTGCTCGACACCAGCGTGAAATGGCTGAGCCAGTCGATGAATCCGCTGCAGGTGGTGTTCGCGCGCTCGGTCGGCGGCATGATCCTGGTCCTGGCCGTCCTCAATCCGTGGACGCATCCGGGCGTGCTGCGCACCTCCCGTCCCTGGCTGCAAGGGGGCCGCTCGCTCCTGATGTTCGGCACGACGCTGTTGAACTTCATCGCCTTGCGCTATCTCCAGCTCGCCGAGACGACGTCGATCATGTTCGCGGCGCCGTTCGTGGTGGCGCTGGCATCGGGACCCCTGCTCGGCGAATGGCCGGGGCCGCGGCGGCTCATGGCGATCGCGGTGGGTTTCCTCGGCGTGCTGGTAGTGACGCGGCCGGGGTTCGGCGCCATGCATCCGGCGGCGCTGCTGAGCGCTGTGGCCTGCCTGTGCTATGCCTTCTACGCGCTCGCGACGCGGGTGCTGTCGGGCCATGATTCATCGCAGACCACGATGGTCTATTCGGGCGCGGCGTCGGCGCTGGCGACCATCCCGCTCCTGCCCTGGATCTGGGAGACGCCGCAGACGCCGTTCGTCTGGCTGATGATGTTCGTGCTCGGCGTACTCGGCAGCTTCGGCCACTGGCTCCTGATCCTGGCGCATCGCCTCGCCCCGGCGACGGTGCTGGCGCCCTTCGTCTATTCGCAGATCGTCTGGATGCTGCTGCTCGGCTGGCTCATCTTCGACCACTTGCCGGACCGCTGGACCTTCGCCGGCGCCGGCATCGTCATCGCCTCGGGGCTTTATCTGCTCTACCGCGAGCGGGTGGTGAGGCGGTAGGCGGCAGGACCGGCCGCCTTCGCGTCAGACCATGACCTGCGTGCCGACCTCGACGACGCGGCCGGTCGGGATCTGGAAGAAGCTCGTCGCGTCGGTCGCGCTCTTGGTCAGGCCGATGAAGAGATTGTCCTGCCAGACCGGCATGCCCGATTGCGGCGAAGCCTTTATCGAGCGGCGCGACAGGAAGAACGAGGTCGACATGATGTCGAACTTGAAGCCCTGCTTGCGCAGCATCGCCAGGCCCTTGGGCACGTTCGGGCTTTCCATGTAGCCATAGACCATCTCGACCCGCCAGAAATCGTCGGTGATGCGGGAGAGGCGCACGCGCTCCTCCTCGGCGATGTGCGGCGTGTCGGCCGAGCGCACGGTCAGGACGACGTTGCGCTCGTGCAGCACCTTGTTGTGCTTGAGGTTGTGCAGGAGCGAGGCCGGCGCGGTCTGCGGGTCGCTGGTCAGGAAGACGGCCATGCCCTTGACGCGCACCGGCGGGCTCTTGGACAGCATGGTGACGAGCTCGAGCAGCGGCACGTCGGTCTTGCGCGTCTTGTCGAACAGGATCCTGGTGCCGCGCATCCAGGTCCACATGATCAGCGTCAGCGCCATGGCGAGCAGCACCGGCACATAGCCGCCATGGAGCAGCTTCAGCATGTTGGCCGAGAAGAAGGCGACGTCGACCAGCAGGAAGGGCAGGATCAGCGCGGCGGTCGCCGGCAGGCTCCAGCCCCAGTGGCGGCGGATGACGATGGAGGCAAGCAGCGAGGAGACCACCATCGTGCCGAAGACCGAGATGCCATAGGCATGCGACAGGCTGGAGGAGGTGCGGAACGACCAGACGAGGATCAGCACGACGACGAGCAGCAGCAGGTTGACGCGCGGCACGTAGATCTGGCCCGAGGTCTGCTCGGAGGTGTGCCGGATCTCCATGCGCGGCAGAAGGCCGAGCTGGATCGCCTGCCGCGTCAGCGAGAAGGCGCCGGTGATGACCGACTGGCTGGCGATGATCGTCGCGACCGTCGCCATGATGACGAAGGGCAGCAGCAGGCCCTGCGGCGCGAGCCGATAGAACGGATTGTCGATCGCCGTCGGGTCGGAGAGGATCAGCGCGCCCTGGCCGAGATAGTTGAGCCACAGGGCCGGGAAGACGACATAGAGCCAGGCGCCGCGGATCGGGCCCCGGCCGAAATGGCCCATATCGGCATAGAGCGCCTCCGCCCCGGTGACGGCCAGACAGACCGAGCCGAGCACGGCCAGCGCCACACCGGCATGGTCACGGAAAAAGAGCAGTGCGTACCAGGGATTGATCGAGCGGAAGATCTGGGGGTCGTCGGCGATGTGATAAATGCCGAGCCCGGCGAGCGTCAGGAACCAGACCAGCATGAGCGGCCCGAACAGGGTTGCGACGCGGTGGGTGCCGTGGCTCTGCATGACGAACAGGCCGATCAGGATCACCGAGGCGATCCAAAGGATGTAGTCGTCGAGCGCAGGCGTGACGAGCTTCACGCCCTCGATCGCCGAGAGGACGGAGATCGCCGGGGTGATGACGGTGTCGCCGTAGAACAGGCCGGCGCCGATCATTCCGAGCAGCAGGGCGACATGGCTGCGGGCACGGCCCAGGCTGCGCTGGGCCAAAGCGACGAGAGTGAGGATGCCGCCTTCGCCGTTGTTGTCGGCGCGCATCAGCAGCACGACGTATTTGAGCGTCACTACGACCACGAGCGACCACAGTATCAGCGAGAGCACGCCGATGACGACCGTCGGGGGAACCGAGGCGTTCTCCACGCCGCCGGTCGCGGCCAGGATCGTCTCGCGCAGCGCGTAGAGCGGACTCGTGCCGATGTCGCCGTAGACGACGCCGAGCGCGCCCAGCGCCAGCGCCGCGAAGCCCGCCTTGCCGTGCCCCTGGCCGCCGTTCGAATCGGATCCGGGGTCGAGCCCTAAGCGGGAATCCTCCGGTCGGGCGGTCGCGGAATTCGGGTTCTCATGCCCCATAGGGGATCTCCGCGCATGCTGCGGTGCAGCGAAAGGCTGGGGCCTCTAGCACGTTGCGGGTGAGCGCGCAAAGGAGGGATCAGCGGGCGGCGCCGGATCCGGCGCCGAAGCGTCGCTCGACATAGCTTGCGACCATTATCTTGAACTCCGCCGCGATTCCTGCGCCGCGCAGCGTCGCGACCTTGCGGCCGTCGACGAAGACGGGGGCGGTCGGGGCCTCGCCGGTGCCCGGCAGCGAGATGCCGATATCGGCGTGCTTGGACTCGCCGGGGCCGTTGACGATGCAGCCCATCACCGCGACGTTGAGGCCCTCGACGCCGGGGAAGCGTTCCTTCCATTCGGGCATGGAGGCCGAGATCCAGTCCTGGATATCCCGGGCGAGCTCCTGGAACACGGTCGAGGTGGTGCGGCCGCAGCCGGGACAGGCGGCGACCAGCGGCACGAAGGCGCGGAAGCCCATGGTCTGGAGCAGCTCCTGCGCCGTCTTGACCTCGAGCGTGCGGTCGCCGCCGGGCTCGGGCGTCAGCGAATAGCGGATGGTGTCGCCGATGCCCTCCTGGAGCAGGATGCCGAGCGCGGCGGAGGAGGCGACGATGCCCTTCGAGCCCATGCCCGCCTCGGTCAGGCCGAGATGGATCGCATAGTCGGCGCGGCTCGCCAGCATGCGGTAGACCGTGATCAGGTCCTGCACGCCGGAGACCTTGGCGGAGAGGATGATCTGGTCGCGCCCGAGCCCGATCTCCTCGGCGCGCTCGGCCGAGAGCAGGGCCGACTGCACCATCGCCTCGCGCATGATGGCGCGCGCGTCGAGCGGGCGGATGGCGCGGGCATTCTCGTCCATCAGCGCCGTCAGCAGCTCCTGGTCGAGCGAGCCCCAGTTGGCGCCGATGCGCACCGGCTTGCGATGCTGGATCGCGAGCTCGATGATCTGGGCGAACTGCTTGTCCTTCTTGTCCTTGAAGCCGACGTTGCCGGGGTTGATCCGGTATTTCGCCAGCGCCTGCGCGCAGGCCGGATGGTCGGCGAGCAGCTTGTGGCCGATATAGTGGAAATCGCCGATCAGCGGCACGTCGACGCCGATGCGGTCGAGCCGCTCGCGGATCCGCGGCACGGCGGCGGCGGCCTCGTCGCGGTCGACGGTGATGCGGACGAGCTCCGAGCCCTGCCGGGCGAGCGCGGCGACCTGCGCCACCGTGGCGGCGACATCGGCGGTGTCGGTGTTGGTCATCGACTGCACGACGATGGGCGCGCCGCCGCCGACGACGACATTGCCGATCCTGACCGGGACGGTGAGCTGGCGACCCAACGGACCGGCGCGCTCCGGCATCAGGTAGGAGAAGGCACGCTCGTTCATGCGGGCTGCTCTAGAGGTTGCCCATGACCATGGGAAGACATCACGAACCGGTGCTCCGGCAATGCTCGCAGCGGCCGACGATCTCGACCATCTGGTGAGAGGGTGAGAATTGCCGCGTTTCGGCGATGGCCGCCACCGCTTTCTTCATGGCGGGCGAGGAATCCTCGTCGACCCCGCCGCAGGATTCGCAGATCAGGAAGGCGACGACCTCGTTTACGCCATGGCCGTGCAGGCAGGCGACATAGGCGTTCTTCGACGACAGGCGGTGGACGAAGCCCTGCTCGACCAGGAAGTCGAGCGCGCGGTAGATCGAGATCGGCGCGAGCCGGCGCCCGCCTTCCGGCGAGAGCCGGTCGGCCAGGTCATAGGCGCCGACCGGGCGATGGTCGGCATGGAGCGCCTCCAGCGCCTGCCGCCGGATCGGGGTCAGGCGCAGGCCCCGCTCGCGGCAGATGCGCTCGGCCCGGGCAAGCGCTTCCGCCGCATGGCGGCGATGCTCGTCGGCATGGCGGCAGGCCCCGTCGCCATGGTCATGGGACGCATGGTCATGGCCACCGTGGGAATGCGCATTCGGCTGCATTTTCGTCATGTTGCGTTGCGAAGACTCATCGGGCAACCTGCGCGATATCCGTCGGTGCATTGCCACGTCCTGATCCGACCCTAAGCATTTTCTTCCCGATTGTCAGGAGCCTTGACGCTCATGTTCCTCAAAGACCGTACCGCTGCCATCACCGGATCGACCTCCGGCATCGGGCTCGCCTATGCCCGCGCGCTCGCAGCCGAGGGCGCCAACCTCGTGATCAACGGCATCATGGCGCCGGCCGACGCCGAGAAGCTGCGCGCCGATCTGGCGGCCGAATTCGGGGTCGCGGTGGTGTTCTCTGACGCCGATATGGGCAAGCCCGCCGAGATCGCCGGCTTCATCGCCGCGGGCGAGAAGGCGTTCGGCGCCATCGACATCCTGATCAACAATGCCGGCATCCAGTTTGTTTCGCCGGTCGACGAATTTCCGCCGGAGAAATGGGACCAGATCATCGCGATCAACCTGTCCTCTGCCTTCCACACGATCCGCGCCGCCCTGCCGAAGATGAGGGAGAAGGGCTGGGGCCGCATCATCAACACGGCCTCCGCGCATGCGCTCACCGCCTCGCCGTTCAAGAGCGCCTATGTCGCCGCCAAGCACGGCATCGCGGGCCTCACCAAGACGGTCGCGCTCGAGGTCGCGACCAAGGGCATCACCGTCAACGCCATCGCGCCCGGCTATGTCTGGACGCCGCTGGTCGAGAAGCAGATCCCCGATACGATGAAGGTCCGTGGTCTGACCCGGGAGCAGGTCGTCAACGACGTCATGCTGGCCGGGCAGCCGACCAAGGAATTCGTCATGGTCGAGCAGGTGGCGGCGCTGGCGGTGTTCCTGTGCACCGATGCGGCGAAGTCGATCACCGGCTCGGTCCTGCCGATCGACGGCGGCTGGACGGCCGCGTGAGCGGGCGCCCGTCGCGCAAGGCCGAGCCGGCCCCGGCTCTCACCGGCCCCGGAACCGAGAAGATCGTATCGCTGGCGTTGCAGGGCGGGGGCGCGCACGGCGCCTTCACCTGGGGCGTGCTCGACGCCGTGCTGGAGGACGGGCGCCTCGGCATCGAGGCGCTGACCGGCACCAGCGCCGGCGCGATGAAC comes from the Bosea sp. (in: a-proteobacteria) genome and includes:
- the lpdA gene encoding dihydrolipoyl dehydrogenase is translated as MSYDLVVIGTGPGGYVCAIRAAQLGLKVAVVEKRKTHGGTCLNVGCIPSKALLHASEMFEEAGHTFDKLGVVVGKPRLDLKAMMAHKQETIDANVTGVGFLLKKNKIDAFHGTASIPAAGKVVVTAGDGKTQELATKNIVIATGSESAPLPGVAVDEKTVVTSTGALELGSVPKELVVVGAGVIGLEIGSVWGRLGAKVTVVEYLDRILPGMDGEVAKQFQRILEKQGFSFQLGSKVTKVETAKKGATVTVEPAAGGEVRALNADIVLVAIGRRPNTEGLGLDKAGVATEKGRVVIDDHFRTNVPGIYAIGDVVRGPMLAHKAEDEGVAVAEIIAGKAGHVNYDAIPGIVYTAPEVAAIGKTEEELKAAGIAYKVGKFPFTANGRARAMRHTEGFVKVLADAASDRVLGCHIIGPHAGDLIAEVTVLMEFGGSAEDLARTCHAHPTLSEAVKEAALAVDKRPIHM
- the folD gene encoding bifunctional methylenetetrahydrofolate dehydrogenase/methenyltetrahydrofolate cyclohydrolase FolD; the protein is MIGEARIIDGKAAAAALRAGIGREVAAIRAARGLVPGLHVVLVGEDPASKVYVASKEKLAVAAGMNSVAHRLPAATTEAELLAKLAQLNADDAVDGILVQLPLPKHIDAGRIIDAIDPAKDVDGLHPVNAGRLAGGKPGLVPCTPLGCMLLLRQTLPSLSGLEAVVIGRSELVGRPVAQLLLQADCTVTIAHSRTRDLPAVVKRADIVIAAVGRPRLVGGDWIRPGATVIDVGINRLPDGKLAGDVDFAAAVKVAGAITPVPGGVGPMTIACLLRNTLTAFEARRG
- a CDS encoding MarR family winged helix-turn-helix transcriptional regulator, with the protein product MTKAIEKSVGRALLVTARLHRSRMGERLNGLGLFPGQEQALKALQEAPMTMGELAALLRVKPPTVSKTIGRLSLQGLVAREGGNRDGRLVQVALTEEGRKTAAELDAVWNAVEEELLDKLDGKERKQLRKLLRKAAKGLSKAGAEPDDGDADLDDAENDA
- a CDS encoding DMT family transporter — protein: MPLPSEAPSETGRARIAAIGLMCAAVLVLALLDTSVKWLSQSMNPLQVVFARSVGGMILVLAVLNPWTHPGVLRTSRPWLQGGRSLLMFGTTLLNFIALRYLQLAETTSIMFAAPFVVALASGPLLGEWPGPRRLMAIAVGFLGVLVVTRPGFGAMHPAALLSAVACLCYAFYALATRVLSGHDSSQTTMVYSGAASALATIPLLPWIWETPQTPFVWLMMFVLGVLGSFGHWLLILAHRLAPATVLAPFVYSQIVWMLLLGWLIFDHLPDRWTFAGAGIVIASGLYLLYRERVVRR
- a CDS encoding potassium transporter Kup; this encodes MGHENPNSATARPEDSRLGLDPGSDSNGGQGHGKAGFAALALGALGVVYGDIGTSPLYALRETILAATGGVENASVPPTVVIGVLSLILWSLVVVVTLKYVVLLMRADNNGEGGILTLVALAQRSLGRARSHVALLLGMIGAGLFYGDTVITPAISVLSAIEGVKLVTPALDDYILWIASVILIGLFVMQSHGTHRVATLFGPLMLVWFLTLAGLGIYHIADDPQIFRSINPWYALLFFRDHAGVALAVLGSVCLAVTGAEALYADMGHFGRGPIRGAWLYVVFPALWLNYLGQGALILSDPTAIDNPFYRLAPQGLLLPFVIMATVATIIASQSVITGAFSLTRQAIQLGLLPRMEIRHTSEQTSGQIYVPRVNLLLLVVVLILVWSFRTSSSLSHAYGISVFGTMVVSSLLASIVIRRHWGWSLPATAALILPFLLVDVAFFSANMLKLLHGGYVPVLLAMALTLIMWTWMRGTRILFDKTRKTDVPLLELVTMLSKSPPVRVKGMAVFLTSDPQTAPASLLHNLKHNKVLHERNVVLTVRSADTPHIAEEERVRLSRITDDFWRVEMVYGYMESPNVPKGLAMLRKQGFKFDIMSTSFFLSRRSIKASPQSGMPVWQDNLFIGLTKSATDATSFFQIPTGRVVEVGTQVMV
- the ispG gene encoding flavodoxin-dependent (E)-4-hydroxy-3-methylbut-2-enyl-diphosphate synthase, which translates into the protein MNERAFSYLMPERAGPLGRQLTVPVRIGNVVVGGGAPIVVQSMTNTDTADVAATVAQVAALARQGSELVRITVDRDEAAAAVPRIRERLDRIGVDVPLIGDFHYIGHKLLADHPACAQALAKYRINPGNVGFKDKKDKQFAQIIELAIQHRKPVRIGANWGSLDQELLTALMDENARAIRPLDARAIMREAMVQSALLSAERAEEIGLGRDQIILSAKVSGVQDLITVYRMLASRADYAIHLGLTEAGMGSKGIVASSAALGILLQEGIGDTIRYSLTPEPGGDRTLEVKTAQELLQTMGFRAFVPLVAACPGCGRTTSTVFQELARDIQDWISASMPEWKERFPGVEGLNVAVMGCIVNGPGESKHADIGISLPGTGEAPTAPVFVDGRKVATLRGAGIAAEFKIMVASYVERRFGAGSGAAR
- a CDS encoding Fur family transcriptional regulator; this translates as MTKMQPNAHSHGGHDHASHDHGDGACRHADEHRRHAAEALARAERICRERGLRLTPIRRQALEALHADHRPVGAYDLADRLSPEGGRRLAPISIYRALDFLVEQGFVHRLSSKNAYVACLHGHGVNEVVAFLICESCGGVDEDSSPAMKKAVAAIAETRQFSPSHQMVEIVGRCEHCRSTGS
- a CDS encoding 3-hydroxybutyrate dehydrogenase — translated: MFLKDRTAAITGSTSGIGLAYARALAAEGANLVINGIMAPADAEKLRADLAAEFGVAVVFSDADMGKPAEIAGFIAAGEKAFGAIDILINNAGIQFVSPVDEFPPEKWDQIIAINLSSAFHTIRAALPKMREKGWGRIINTASAHALTASPFKSAYVAAKHGIAGLTKTVALEVATKGITVNAIAPGYVWTPLVEKQIPDTMKVRGLTREQVVNDVMLAGQPTKEFVMVEQVAALAVFLCTDAAKSITGSVLPIDGGWTAA